Below is a genomic region from Mesorhizobium sp..
GGACAATTTTTTCTATAATATATATACCGGATATAGATACTCCAACTATTATGCTCACCGGGAAATGAATCGACGATTCTATTCGATCTTTACGATCAATTTCAAACTCGTACTGCTCTTTATAAGTGCTTAGCGGCTGCATTGCTCCTCACTCCGCCGCGACCAGCCCCGCCATCTCGCGGTTCTTCATCAGCTTGTAGACGATCGAGTCCATCAGCGCCTGGAAAGAGGCGTCGATGATGTTGTCGGAGACGCCCACCGTCCACCAGCGCGCACCGGTGGAATCGTGGCTTTCGATCAGAACGCGGGTGACCGCCTCGGTGCCGCCGTTCAGGATACGCACCTTGAAGTCGACCAGCGCCATGTCGGAAATCTCGTCCTGGAAGCGGCCGAGATCCTTGCGCAGCGCGATGTCGAGCGCGTTGACCGGGCCGCTTCCCTCCGCCACCGACATGCGCTCCTCGCCGTCGATGTGAATCTTCACAATGGCTTCCGAGACGGTCTTGATGTTGCCCTTGGCGTCGTAGCGGCGCTCGACCATGCAGCGGAAGCTTTCGACCTTGAAGAAGTCGGGCACGGTGCCCAACGTCCGCCTGGCGAGCAGTTCGAACGAGGCGTCGGCGCCCTCGTAGGCATAGCCCTGCGCCTCGCGTTCCTTGACGATCGAGATCAGCGTGTCGAGGCGGCGATCGGACTTGCCGACCTCTATGCCGCGGCGCTTCAGTTCGGCGAGGAAGTTGGACTTACCGCCCTGGTCCGACACCATGACGCGGCGGCGATTTCCCACACTTTCCGGCGGCACGTGCTCGTAGGTCGCCGGCTCCTTGGCCAGCGCCGAGGCGTGGATGCCGGCCTTGGTGGCGAAGGCCGAGGCGCCGACATAGGGCGCCTGCGGCTCCGGCGCGCGGTTGAGCAGCTCGTCGAAATTGCGCGACAGGCGCGAGATGCCGGCGAGCGCCTCCTTCGAAATGCCGGTGTCGAAGCGCTTCGCATAGGCGGGCTTCAGCATCAGCGTCGGAATCAGCGTCACCAGGTTGGCATTGCCGCAGCGCTCGCCGATGCCGTTCAACGTGCCCTGGATCTGGCGCGCGCCGGCTTCGACCGCGGCCAGCGAATTCGCCACCGCCTGGCCGGTGTCGTCATGGGCGTGAATGCCCAGATTCGCGCCCGGGATGCCCGCGGCGACGACCTGCGCCACGATCTCGCGCACCTCCGACGGCTGCGTGCCGCCATTGGTGTCGCAGAGCACGACCCAGCGGGCGCCTGAGTCGTAGGCGGTTTTCGCGCAGGAAAGCGCATAGTCGGGATTGGCCTTGAACCCGTCGAAGAAATGCTCGCAGTCGACCAGCGCCTCGCGACCGGCGGCCACCGCCGCCTGGACGGACTCGCGGATGGAGTCGAGGTTCTCCTCGTTGGAGCAGCCGAGCGCGACGCGGACATGATAGTCCCAGCTCTTGGCGACGAAGCAAATCGCGTCGGTTTTCGCCTGCAGCAGCAGGGTAAGGCCTGGATCGTTGGATGCGGACATGCCGGAGCGCTTGGTCATGCCGAAGGCGACGAAGGCCGCGCGGGCCGTGCGCTTACGCTCGAAGAAGGCGGTGTCGGTCGGGTTGGCGCCCGGATAGCCGCCCTCGACATAGGCCATGCCGAACTCGTCCAGCATCTTCGCGATCGCGATCTTGTCCTCGACGGAAAAATCGATGCCCGGCGTCTGCTGTCCGTCGCGCAGCGTCGTGTCGAAGAGGTAGAGGCGTTCGCGGGTCATGGTGCGAGTATCCGAGAGGCCTGCGCTCTACGGCGCCCCCCTCTGTCCTGCCGGACATCTCCCCCACACGGGGGGAGATTGGCCGTCATCAATGTTGTGCCGACTCTAATCCGCCTCGAGTCACGCAGAAAAGTTGAAGCTGCCGATCTCCCCCCGTGTGGGGGAGATGTCCGGCAGGACAGAGGGGGGCGCGACGGAATGCGACAGCGGCCGATCATGCCCCCTTCCCCCCGAACTTATCCGTCGCCCGGATCAGCCGGTCCAGGATCCCGGGCTCGGAAAAGGCATGTCCCGCGCCCTCGATCAGGTGGAACTCCGCCCTCGGCCAGGCCTTGTGCAATGCCCAGGCATATTTCGCCGGGCACGGCATGTCGTAGCGGCCGTGGACGATGACGCCGGGGATGTCGGCAAGCTTGCCCGCGTCGCGCAGCAGCTGCCCCTCCTCCAGCCAGCCGGCATGGACGAAATAGTGGTTCTCGATGCGCGAGAAGGCGAGCGCGTAGTCGTGCTCGGAATGCTGGGCATCGATGTCCGGCGCGGGCAGAAGCGTGATCGTCTGGCCTTCCCAGCGGCTCCAGGCAAGCGCGGCCTCCAGCTGCGCGGCGCGGTCGTCACCGACGAGGCGCTTGCGGTAGGCGGCCATGAGGTCGCCGCGCTCCTGTTCGGGGATCGGCGCGATGAACTTCTCCCATTTGTCCGGAAACATCTCCGACACGCCGAACTGATAGTACCAGTCGAGCTCGGCCCGCGTCAGCGTGTAGATGCCGCGCACGACCAGTTCGCTGACGCGCTGCGGATGCAGCTCGGCATAGGCGAGCGCCAGCGTCGAACCCCAGGAGCCGCCGAAGACCAGCCACCTGTCTACGCCCATCATCGCGCGCAGCCGCTCGATGTCGGCGACGAGGTGCCAGGTCGTATTGGCCTCGAGGCCGGCATGCGGGGTGGACCTGCCGCAGCCGCGCTGGTCGAACAAGAGGACGTCATAGACCGCCGGATCGAAGAGCCGCCGGTGGTCCGATGAGAAGCCGCCGCCCGGCCCGCCGTGCAGAAAGACGGCCGGCTTGCCGCCCTCCTTCCCCGAACGCTCCCAGTAGACATGGTGGCCGTCGCCGACGTCCAGCATGCCGCTGTCGTAGGGCTCGATCGGCGGATAGAGGCCGCGCAGTCCGGTCACAGGCGCAGCCCCTGCGTCGGCCAGTTGTCGGTATCGTGGTCGGGATGCTGGAAGGAGATCATCCCTTCCTCCCGGTTGGCCGAGTCGCCTTCGGCCGACCGCTTCGGCGCGTCGAAGATTTCCGTGACCCAGGGAATCGCCGAGGCCGTATGGACCTGGATGCGCGGCTTGAGATCGGAGCGGTCGTCGAAGGCGCGGATGGCGATTTCCAGGCCGTCCGGGTGGCGGTAGGTCAGCGGCGTACCGCAGCGCTGGCAAAAGCCCCGGTCGATGTTGACCGAGGACTGGAAATAGGCCGGCTCTTCGCGGGTCCACTCGACGCCGTCCTTCGGCGCGCTGACCAGCGGGCCGAAGAAGGAGCCGAAGGCTTTCTGGCACATGCGGCAATGGCAGATCGAAGGGCGCCCGAGCTTGCCGTGGATGCGGAAGCGCACCGCGCCGCACTGGCAGCCGCCTGTTCTGATCGTCTCGCTCATGACGTGGGCTCCTCTTGCCACTGGTCGGTGTCGTAGTCCGGATGCTGGTAGGAAACGAGATCGGCGAGGAAGGGCGCATCCGTTATGTCCGCCATCGTTTCCTGCTCGGGAAGGGCATGGATCTCGTCGACAAAGGGCAGTTTCGCCTCGGTGCCCCACTGGATCCGCGGGCGGATTTCCTCGGGATGGTCGAAGGCGGCGATGGCGAGCGCGATCCCGTCCGGCGCCTCGTAGGTCAGCGGCGTGCCGCAGTCGCCGCAGAAGCCGCGCCAGGCATAGTTGGACGAGCGGAAGCGCTTTCGCTCGCCGCGCGTCCAGTCGAGCTTGGCGTCCCGCACCGAGACCAGCGGCAGGTAGAAATTGCCCGACGCCTTCTGGCACATGCGGCAATGGCAGACCGAGGCGTCACCAAGCGTGCCTTCGACATGAAAGCGGACCGCGCCGCACTGGCAGCCGCCGGAATAGACGGGACGGTTGTCGAGACTCATCGCTCACTCCGGCCTGTGGCAGACGGCTTCGACATTGTTGCCGTCGGGATCGAAGACGAAGGCGCCGTAATAGTCGGGATGATAGTGGGCGCGGATGCCCGGCGCCCCGTTGTCGCGGCCGCCGGCGGCGAGCGCTGCCGCGTAGAAGGCGTCGACCTCGGCGCGGCTGGCGGTCGTGAAGGCATAATGGCGGCCGGGGCCGATCTCGGCCGATTCCGTCAGCCAGAAATCCGGCTTCTTGCGCCCGTAGCCGGCGACCCATTTGCCACCGGTGAATTCCTTCGGCACGGTCATCAGGATCTTCGCGCCGATCGCGCCCATGGCCGCGTCGTAGAAGGCTTTTGCCTTCGCGGGATCGGAAACGGGAATACCGGTGTGGTCGATCATGGGCGGTGTTCCTCCGGGGTGGCGGGCGGTCCCTCCCCCTTGAGGGGAGGGTGGCCGCGAAGCGGCCGGGTGGGGTCGTCGAGGCGGGAACTCGCCCTTTCCCTTACAATCTGCGCGCAGTGCCAGGGATTGGCCAGAACATCCGGTTCGTCAAGTCGCAGCACGTCGTAGCCGAGCGAACGAAGGTAGGCATCGCGAACGTCATCGTGCCGTTTCCCCTTCTCCGTCTCGTGCAGATCGCCGTCCACTTCGACCACGAGCCGCGCCCTTAGGCACACGAAGTCGACGACGTAAGGCCCGATCGGCGCCTGTTTGCGGATATGCAGGCCATCTGCCTTCAGATCGCGCAAGTCGAGCCACAGCAGGACTTCGGCCTTTGTCAGGCTATGTCGGAGCGAGCGGGCTTTCTGCCGCATTTCTGGTTTGACGCGGGTCGAGGTCATGGCGCAGGACTCAGGGCGTCGCGCCAAGGGGCGCGAGCTGCGGAGAAGGCCCCACCCGGCCGCTTCGCGGCCACCCTCCCCTCGAGGGGGAGGGATCTGCGCCGCACGCTCACCGCTTCACCTCCCAGGTCGTGATGCGTTCGCCGGTGGCCGGGTCCTTGCCGTCCTTCAACTGAATGCCCTGCGCCAAGAGTTCGTCGCGGATGCGGTCCGCCTCGGCCCAGTTCTTGTCGCGGATGAAGGCGAGGCGGCGGGCAATCTGTTCTTCTATGCCTGATGAGCCGGTATTGACCGGTCCTATCGCATCTAGAGTCACGTCGCAGTGCTCAGAAATGGTCCATCGAACATTGTCGGATGCCATTTCGGGAAAGCGTTCGGATAGCCTTTGCTGCAGGAGAGCTATCTGCCTATGTCTTTCGCCCGCGTCTTTGATCGCTAGGTAACCGTACTCGTTCGCAACAAGCGCCCGCGCATCGATAATTGCATCCCAGTATTTCGCGAACAGCGATCCGACGTTGCCGGCCCCAGATACGCCATGACGAAAAAGCGGTTCTTTGCCGGGTTCCAACAACCCTAGCCAAATTAGGCTTGCTCCAAGCTCATTTGCAGCTTCCTTGTTCGGCGCACGAGCCAATTGGGCAATTTCTTCAATGGAGGCCAAGGCGTTTGCGAAATTTAGATCGTCCAGCAATGCGCTAACGACCGCTTCGTTCGGACGAACCGGCAATCCAATGTAGCGATCGTAGGCGAACGTCTCCTCTCGATTAAGATCATAAGCCTCAATCCAGCCGGATAGCTTGTTGTACCAGTAATCAAGCTTCTGCTCAGTAAAGTCGATCGGCTGTCGATAGTGAGTTGCCAGCATCGCGAGTCTGACAACCGCTCCTGCACGAGGACGCCGACCTACACCCGCCAGCAACTCATGGATCGTGACGAAATTGCCTTCCGACTTCGACATCTTCTTCCCCTCGACCTGGAGGAAGCCGTTGTGGAGCCAGTAGTTGGCCATCACGTCGGTGCCGTGGGCGCAGCGGGATTGCGCGATTTCGTTCTCGTGGTGGGGAAAGATCAGATCCAAGCCGCCGCCGTGGATGTCGAACTGATGCGGATGCTTGTGGGCGTCCGGTGACAGTTGGTCTTTCACCGCGTCCCATAGGAGTGCATCACTCATCACCGAGCATTCAATGTGCCAACCGGGCCGACCCCGAATGCTGACTTCATTGGTGTTAAGACGAAGGGCATCTCTATTATCGTCGGAAATGCGGAAGTTGGCATCCCAGCCCGGCTCTAACTCGTTGCTTTCCTTCCAAAGAACGAAGTCACCGGGATTTCGCTTGTGATCTTTCACTTCGACCCGCGCACCCGCGAACATTTCTTCGAGCTTTCGCCGGGATAGCGCACCGTAGTCTTCCATTTTTCGGACATCGAACAGCGTCTCGCGACCATCCTCGCCTTGGGCGACATAGGCATGATCCTTATCGAGAAGGGTCTGGATCATTGCGATCATCCCCTCAATATACTCCGTCGCCCGCGGCTGGACGGTCGGCGGCAGGCATCCGAGCGCGGTCACGTCCTTCTGATACTGCTCGTAGGTCGGCTCGGTGACTTTCCGGATCGCCTCGTTGAGCGACAGGTTCCCGGCCTCGATCTCGGCGCCGTAGTCGCGCAAGGCGCGCGCGTTGATCTTGTCGTCGACGTCGGTGATGTTGCGGACATAGGTGACGTGGTCCGGCCCGTAGAGATGCCGCAGAAGGCGGAACAGCACGTCGAAGACGATCGCCGGCCGCGCATTGCCGATGTGGGCGTAGTCGTAGACCGTCGGGCCGCAGACATACATGCGCACATTCGCCGGATCGATGGGGACAAAATCCTCCTTCGTCCGCGTCAGCGTGTTGTAGAGGCGCAGCCCCTTGAAGCCCTCAGACATGCCTACTCCCAGCCTGCTGGCCGGGGCGTTTGCTTGTCTTTGGCAGATAGAGCGAAAACGACCGGACCAGCGACAGCGCTAGCCGATAATGCAAATCCCGCAAATGGCGAAGATCGTTTTCATGGCGCGCTTTATGCGGCGCGCACGGGTCTTGCGTCAAGAGGAGAGGTTTTCCATCGCGCGCGACACGGTCCGGTTACGAAGCGCGGCGAAAGAGGAGCGATCGTCGAGGCGATTGCACCTGTATGAGGTGTGTCGTTTCGGCATCGCCGCGTTGACAAACGATCAACCATCAATCGGTAAAAGGCCGCCGTCCGGGAAATGCCCATTCCGGGTCAGAATTCGGTCCCAATCGGACGTCATCCGGCGGCCTGCACATCGACCCAAACGGGACCAGAGGGAAGAGACATGACCCGCACGATCAGCGAAACCGAACGCGCCCGACAGCAATATGCGGCACTCGTCAGCCATTACCGCGCCATCGGCCCGGCGGCGATCATGGCCGCGCTGCTTTGCGCCAGGACGAAGAGCGTGAACAACCAGGTCGTGCTGAAGCGCGCCGCCTGAGACGCCGGCCTGTTCGGCTTCTTGCAGCGTCAGAACAGCTTGAGTTGCGGCGGCTCACCCGCCGCGGCGGGCTTCGGGGCGGTTGCCTGCTCGGTCGGAGCCACGGGCTCCTGGATTTCCGGGCCGGTATTGGCGACCTTGTTGACCTTGTCCGAAATCGGGATCGCCTCGAGATAGTCGGACGGAACCGGCGCCATCAGATCCGCGACATCGCGCGGTTCGTTCAAGCGGCAGTCGAGCCAGCGGGAAAAGTCCTCCGGGCGGATCACCACCGGCATGCGGTCGTGGATCGCGGCGATGGCACTGTTGGCCGCCGTGGTCAGGATCGCGCCGGTGTCGATTTCCGCGCCGCCGGGCTCGGCATAGGTTTCCATCAGGCCGCCGAACGCCATCAATCCCCCACCGCGCGGCCGGATGAAATAGGGCTGGCTCCTCTTCGAACCGTCCCGCTTCCATTCGTAGAAACCGGAAGCGGGAACGAGCGTGCGGCGGTGGCGCATCGCGGCACGGAAGGCGGGCTTCTCCGCGGCGGTCTCCGAGCGGGCATTGATCAACAGCGGAAGGTCCTTCGGATCTTTCGCCCAACCCGGGATCAGCCCCCAGCGGACGAGCAGCGCGCGGCGGTCCGGCAGGTTGGAGCCGGGCTCGGCCCTCGGTCCGGCGACCACCATCAGGATCGGCTGCGTCGGCGCGATGTTGTAGCGTGCCGGAAAGCCTTCCAGTTCGAGCAGCGCGAACAGCGCCTCGACCTCCTCCGGCGTCGCAGTGAGCGTGAAACGTCCGCACATGGTCGAGATGTGGCGGCAGCCAGGCGCGCCGTCAAGCGGCATGGCGATTGCGGCAGACGGAGCGGCCGCATAGGTTCGGAACCGATGCAAGCTACCCCACCCCTCCCCGCCGTATCGATCGCGCTCGTCGACGGCGACCGCGTGCTCCTGGTCAGGCGGGGCCGGGCGCCCGCGAGAGGGCTCTATGCGTTTCCCGGCGGTCGCGTCGAAGACGGCGAGACCTTTGAAGACGCGGTGCGGCGGGAATTGTTCGAGGAGACCGGTCTGGGTGCGGAGGCGATCGAGCCGGTCGAGACGCTGCTGATCGAGCGCGAGGGAGACGGCTCGGCATTCGAGCTCCACGTGTTTCGCGGCGCCTATGCGGGCGGCGAGCCGGCGGCTGGCGACGACGCGGAAACCGCCGGCTGGTTCCGGCTGGCGGAGATGAACGGCCTCCCGGTGATCCCCTCGGTGCTCGCCGTGGCGCAAAGGCTGCTCGCCCCGTGATGCGACGCCTTGCGGGAGCCCCAATCTTTGGCGAGAAGGGGCGCATGGCGCGCGGGTCCCTTCTCTCGGCTGCAATCCTTACGGCGGCGCTCGCGATGGCGCCGGCGTCGACGCGCGCGGCCGAGGCGCCGTTCGAAAGCCGTCTGCTGCGACTCTCCGAAATTCTCGGCTCGCTGCATTACCTGCGCAATCTGTGCGGCGAAACCTCGAACCAGTGGCGCGACGAAATGGAAACCCTGCTGCGGATCGAGAATCCGGAACCCGCGCTACGCGCCCGCTTCGTGTCGAGCTTCAACAACGGCTACCGCTCCTTCGCGGCCGGCTACTCGACCTGCACCGAATCCGCCTATGCGGCGATCTCCCGATACATGAAGGAGGGCGAAGAGCTTTCGCGCGACATCGCCGTCCGATTCGGCAATTAACCTAATGCTTACTTTTTGCCGACTGCGGGGGTGCACGTTGATTCAATTGTGCTAAAAGTTTTAAGCGTGCGTTAAGGATGGTTGCCGGCCGGTGAATCAGGCACACTGGCCCCGACAACGGGTGGATTGAGTCGATGGGTCAAGGTTTGGGCGAACTCGACGCGTTGATGCGCGAGGAGAAGCGTCTGACGGCGCTGGAAAGCCAGACGGAAGCCTGGGCGGACGGCCTCTCGGCCGGGATCGAGCCCGAACTCATCGCCGAGGTTGCGCTGACCACCGCCTTGACCGAACTCCTGCGCTCCTGCGGGGAAGACGCCGCGGTTGCGCTCGTCGACCGCATGCGCGAAAGAATCATCAGCGGCGAATTCACCCCGGAAATCCGGCGCCATTGACGATGCGGCGCTGCGGCGCTTTGATCGGCCGAAGCAAGGCAGGCAGGACGAAATGGCTAACGCTTCGCGGATGTTGCGCGCGACCGCCAGCAGAATGTGCGTGGGGTTGATCGCCGCGTTGCTGTGGGCTGGACAGGGTTTCGCGCTGAGCGAGATCAAGCCGGACGAAACCGCTCCGCCCGAGGTTACGGATCCCACACCGCTTCCCGACATCACGCCTCCCGGCAATTCGACCGGCGAAGTGCCGATGCCCGATCCGGTACGCCCGCCGCAAGGCGAGGCGCCGGCGATCGATGGCCAGACGCTCGATCCGGCGACAACGCCCGGCGTCGAAGAAACCGCCGATCCGGCTCGGCCGAATGCCGATCCGGAGGCGCCGGTTCCCGAGGTGATCTACGACCTGTCGAAACTGCCCGGGCCGACGCGCAGAATGCGCGAACTCATCCTCGAAGCCACCAAAAGCGGCGACATCGAGAAGCTGCGGCCGCTGCTGGGCATGGGCGACGGCGCAACGATGTTATCCTTTGGCGGCGCCGAGGGCGACCTGATCGCCTTTCTCAAGCAGCAGTCCGGCGACGGCGAGGGGCATGAAATCCTGGCGATCCTTGAAGAGGTTCTGGAGGCCGGCTTCGTCCATATCGACGCCGGCAAGCCGGAGGAACTCTATGTCTGGCCCTATTTCTTCGCCGTGCCGCTGGAGAAGCTGACGCCGACGCAACGGGTGGAGCTGTTCCGTATCGTCACCGCCGGCGACTACGAGGACATGAAGAATTACGGCGCCTACATCTTCTACCGCGTCGGCATCACGCCGGAGGGCCGGTGGATGTTTTTTGTGGCGGGCGATTAGGCAGTAGGACTGCCTACTGCCAACTGCCTACCGCCTCACTGAATTCCACCGCCCTGCCCCGTCCCGCCGTGACGATCTCGCCCTCCCACATGACGCGCATGCCGCGAACGAGCGTGCCGATGGGCCAGCCGGTGACGTCGCGGCCGTGATGCGGCGTCCAGCCGGCTTTCGAGCCCTGCTGTTCATTGGTGATGGTCTCGCGGCGCTTCATGTCGACGACGGTGAAATCAGCGTCGTAGCCGGCGGCAATGCGGCCCTTGCGGGCCATGCCGAAGATGCGGTTCGGACCGTGGCTGGAGAGGTCGACGAAGCGCTGCAGGGTTAGGCGACCGGCATTCACGTGGTCGAGCATCAGCGGCACGAGCGTCTGGACGCCGGTCATGCCCGAGGGCGAGTCGGGATAGGGCTTCGCCTTTTCTCCAAGCGTGTGCGGCGCATGGTCCGAGCCGAGCACGTCGATGATGCCATCGGCAATGCCCCGCCAGACGCCGTCGCGATGGCGGCCGCTGCGCACCGGCGGGTTCATCTGCAGCAGCGTGCCGAGGCGGGCATAGTCCTCGGCCGACAGCGTAAGGTGATGCGGCGTCGCCTCGCAGGTCGCGACATCCTTGTGGTGCTCGAGAAACTCGATCTCTTCGGCCGTCGAGATATGCAGGACATGGATGCGGGCGCGGGCGCGGCGGGCGACGGCCACGAGACGCTGCGTGCACTGAAGCGCTGCGATCTCGTCGCGCCAGACCGGGTGGGAGGCGGGATCTCCTGGCACGCGCTCGCCAAGGCGCTGGCGCAGGCGGAACTCGTCCTCGGAATGGAAGGCCGCGCGGCGGCGCGTGTTCTTCAGGATCGAATAGACCCCCTCGTCGTCCTCGACGAGCAGATCGCCGGTCGAAGACCCCATGAACACCTTGATGCCGGCAGCGCCGGGCAAGCGTTCGAGTTCTGCCACATCCTTCGCATTATCGCGCGTGCCGCCGACCCAGAACGCGAAGTCGCAATGCATGCGGCCGGTAGCGCGGGCGACCTTGTCGGCAAGCGCTGCCTCGCTGGTGGTCAGCGGCTTGGTGTTCGGCATCTCGAAGACCGCCGTGACGCCGCCTAGCACGGCCGCGCGTGACCCGGTCTCCAAGTCCTCCTTGTGTTCCAATCCAGGCTCGCGGAAATGCACCTGGCTGTCGACGACTCCCGGCAGAACATGCAAGCCGGTGCAGTCGATCGTCTCTCCGGCGCTGGCGCGGGAGAGGTCGCCAAGAGCATGGATGCGGCCGGCGATGACGCCGACGTCGCGCGCGCCCTCGCCGTCGTGGTTGACCACCGTGCCGCCCCTGAGGATCAGGTCGAAAGTCGCAGACATGCAGTTACCCCTTGGCCAGCGCCCTTGCCGGAGAGATCGACGCGGCTTACGTAATGGCCCCTGCCAATGCAAGACCGGGATTCAGGATGCCCAGCGTATCTCTCGCAGACCGCGCGCTCGTGCGGGTCGCCGGCCCGGACGCCGAGCACTTTCTCCAGAACATCGTCACTGCTGACCTGACGGAGCTGCCAGATGGTGCGCTCAAACCCTGCGCGCTGCTGACGCCCCAGGGCAAGATCCTGTTCGACTTCCTTATCGCGCGGGACGGCACGGACGCTTTCCTGATCGACTGCCGCGCGGATGTCGCCGACGATCTGGTGCGGCGCCTGATGCTTTACCGGCTTCGGGCAAAGGCTGAGATTTCCAAACCGGACCAGCAGGTTGCGACGATCGAATGGGAGGACGATTCAAGTCCTTCGGACCCTGATTCATCTCCTTCAGGTACCGATTCAACGCCCCTCTTCCACGACCTGCGCTTCGCCACGCCGACGGTGCTTCGCCGCTATGGCGGCAGCGCCGGCCACGACGCGCGCGCGGCCTGGGATCTGCTGCGGATTGCCAACGGCGTCGCCGAAAGCGGAACGGACTATCAGTTGTCCGACGCCTTCCCCCACGACGTTCTGCTGGACCAGAACGGCGGCGTCGGCTTCAGGAAGGGCTGCTATGTCGGCCAGGAAGTGGTTTCGCGCATGCAGCATCGCGGCACCGCGCGGCGGCGCGTGCTGGTGGCGCGAAGCGACGGCCCGCTGCAAGCTTCCGCCACTGAGATAACCGCCAACGGGCGGCCGGTCGGGACGCTGGGGACGGTCGTTGG
It encodes:
- a CDS encoding GFA family protein, with the translated sequence MSETIRTGGCQCGAVRFRIHGKLGRPSICHCRMCQKAFGSFFGPLVSAPKDGVEWTREEPAYFQSSVNIDRGFCQRCGTPLTYRHPDGLEIAIRAFDDRSDLKPRIQVHTASAIPWVTEIFDAPKRSAEGDSANREEGMISFQHPDHDTDNWPTQGLRL
- the cimA gene encoding citramalate synthase encodes the protein MTRERLYLFDTTLRDGQQTPGIDFSVEDKIAIAKMLDEFGMAYVEGGYPGANPTDTAFFERKRTARAAFVAFGMTKRSGMSASNDPGLTLLLQAKTDAICFVAKSWDYHVRVALGCSNEENLDSIRESVQAAVAAGREALVDCEHFFDGFKANPDYALSCAKTAYDSGARWVVLCDTNGGTQPSEVREIVAQVVAAGIPGANLGIHAHDDTGQAVANSLAAVEAGARQIQGTLNGIGERCGNANLVTLIPTLMLKPAYAKRFDTGISKEALAGISRLSRNFDELLNRAPEPQAPYVGASAFATKAGIHASALAKEPATYEHVPPESVGNRRRVMVSDQGGKSNFLAELKRRGIEVGKSDRRLDTLISIVKEREAQGYAYEGADASFELLARRTLGTVPDFFKVESFRCMVERRYDAKGNIKTVSEAIVKIHIDGEERMSVAEGSGPVNALDIALRKDLGRFQDEISDMALVDFKVRILNGGTEAVTRVLIESHDSTGARWWTVGVSDNIIDASFQALMDSIVYKLMKNREMAGLVAAE
- a CDS encoding transcriptional regulator, translating into MTRTISETERARQQYAALVSHYRAIGPAAIMAALLCARTKSVNNQVVLKRAA
- a CDS encoding TIGR02301 family protein produces the protein MARGSLLSAAILTAALAMAPASTRAAEAPFESRLLRLSEILGSLHYLRNLCGETSNQWRDEMETLLRIENPEPALRARFVSSFNNGYRSFAAGYSTCTESAYAAISRYMKEGEELSRDIAVRFGN
- a CDS encoding GFA family protein encodes the protein MSLDNRPVYSGGCQCGAVRFHVEGTLGDASVCHCRMCQKASGNFYLPLVSVRDAKLDWTRGERKRFRSSNYAWRGFCGDCGTPLTYEAPDGIALAIAAFDHPEEIRPRIQWGTEAKLPFVDEIHALPEQETMADITDAPFLADLVSYQHPDYDTDQWQEEPTS
- a CDS encoding NUDIX domain-containing protein, translated to MQATPPLPAVSIALVDGDRVLLVRRGRAPARGLYAFPGGRVEDGETFEDAVRRELFEETGLGAEAIEPVETLLIEREGDGSAFELHVFRGAYAGGEPAAGDDAETAGWFRLAEMNGLPVIPSVLAVAQRLLAP
- a CDS encoding SOS response-associated peptidase; amino-acid sequence: MCGRFTLTATPEEVEALFALLELEGFPARYNIAPTQPILMVVAGPRAEPGSNLPDRRALLVRWGLIPGWAKDPKDLPLLINARSETAAEKPAFRAAMRHRRTLVPASGFYEWKRDGSKRSQPYFIRPRGGGLMAFGGLMETYAEPGGAEIDTGAILTTAANSAIAAIHDRMPVVIRPEDFSRWLDCRLNEPRDVADLMAPVPSDYLEAIPISDKVNKVANTGPEIQEPVAPTEQATAPKPAAAGEPPQLKLF
- a CDS encoding cysteine--tRNA ligase, whose translation is MSEGFKGLRLYNTLTRTKEDFVPIDPANVRMYVCGPTVYDYAHIGNARPAIVFDVLFRLLRHLYGPDHVTYVRNITDVDDKINARALRDYGAEIEAGNLSLNEAIRKVTEPTYEQYQKDVTALGCLPPTVQPRATEYIEGMIAMIQTLLDKDHAYVAQGEDGRETLFDVRKMEDYGALSRRKLEEMFAGARVEVKDHKRNPGDFVLWKESNELEPGWDANFRISDDNRDALRLNTNEVSIRGRPGWHIECSVMSDALLWDAVKDQLSPDAHKHPHQFDIHGGGLDLIFPHHENEIAQSRCAHGTDVMANYWLHNGFLQVEGKKMSKSEGNFVTIHELLAGVGRRPRAGAVVRLAMLATHYRQPIDFTEQKLDYWYNKLSGWIEAYDLNREETFAYDRYIGLPVRPNEAVVSALLDDLNFANALASIEEIAQLARAPNKEAANELGASLIWLGLLEPGKEPLFRHGVSGAGNVGSLFAKYWDAIIDARALVANEYGYLAIKDAGERHRQIALLQQRLSERFPEMASDNVRWTISEHCDVTLDAIGPVNTGSSGIEEQIARRLAFIRDKNWAEADRIRDELLAQGIQLKDGKDPATGERITTWEVKR
- the pip gene encoding prolyl aminopeptidase yields the protein MLDVGDGHHVYWERSGKEGGKPAVFLHGGPGGGFSSDHRRLFDPAVYDVLLFDQRGCGRSTPHAGLEANTTWHLVADIERLRAMMGVDRWLVFGGSWGSTLALAYAELHPQRVSELVVRGIYTLTRAELDWYYQFGVSEMFPDKWEKFIAPIPEQERGDLMAAYRKRLVGDDRAAQLEAALAWSRWEGQTITLLPAPDIDAQHSEHDYALAFSRIENHYFVHAGWLEEGQLLRDAGKLADIPGVIVHGRYDMPCPAKYAWALHKAWPRAEFHLIEGAGHAFSEPGILDRLIRATDKFGGKGA
- a CDS encoding dihydroorotase: MSATFDLILRGGTVVNHDGEGARDVGVIAGRIHALGDLSRASAGETIDCTGLHVLPGVVDSQVHFREPGLEHKEDLETGSRAAVLGGVTAVFEMPNTKPLTTSEAALADKVARATGRMHCDFAFWVGGTRDNAKDVAELERLPGAAGIKVFMGSSTGDLLVEDDEGVYSILKNTRRRAAFHSEDEFRLRQRLGERVPGDPASHPVWRDEIAALQCTQRLVAVARRARARIHVLHISTAEEIEFLEHHKDVATCEATPHHLTLSAEDYARLGTLLQMNPPVRSGRHRDGVWRGIADGIIDVLGSDHAPHTLGEKAKPYPDSPSGMTGVQTLVPLMLDHVNAGRLTLQRFVDLSSHGPNRIFGMARKGRIAAGYDADFTVVDMKRRETITNEQQGSKAGWTPHHGRDVTGWPIGTLVRGMRVMWEGEIVTAGRGRAVEFSEAVGSWQ
- a CDS encoding VOC family protein, whose translation is MIDHTGIPVSDPAKAKAFYDAAMGAIGAKILMTVPKEFTGGKWVAGYGRKKPDFWLTESAEIGPGRHYAFTTASRAEVDAFYAAALAAGGRDNGAPGIRAHYHPDYYGAFVFDPDGNNVEAVCHRPE
- a CDS encoding endonuclease domain-containing protein, with the translated sequence MTSTRVKPEMRQKARSLRHSLTKAEVLLWLDLRDLKADGLHIRKQAPIGPYVVDFVCLRARLVVEVDGDLHETEKGKRHDDVRDAYLRSLGYDVLRLDEPDVLANPWHCAQIVRERASSRLDDPTRPLRGHPPLKGEGPPATPEEHRP